One Fusarium musae strain F31 chromosome 6, whole genome shotgun sequence DNA segment encodes these proteins:
- a CDS encoding hypothetical protein (EggNog:ENOG41) encodes MSLFRNVLRTTATTIRPIHTTTRLQMPYKHDQERESLRPVVNENTKSGTDDQVASEHADIAFDPNTTRPEEAADKTRERTKSKGREGEDALNASGANQELSTPMGDEKTIKTKGAGEEISKGGSSGSGSAPKKGDLPKAK; translated from the coding sequence ATGTCTCTCTTCCGCAATGTCCTCCGCACAACTGCAACCACTATCCGCCCTATTCACACAACAACACGCTTGCAAATGCCGTATAAGCACGATCAGGAACGAGAATCACTGCGCCCAGTTGTGAATGAGAACACAAAGTCAGGAACGGACGATCAAGTTGCTTCCGAGCACGCAGACATCGCCTTTGACCCTAACACGACACGGCCTGAGGAAGCTGCCGACAAGACCAGGGAGAGGACCAAATCCAAGGGTCGAGAGGGAGAAGACGCCCTGAACGCGAGTGGTGCGAACCAAGAGCTTAGCACACCCATGGGTGATGAGAAAacgatcaagaccaagggtgCTGGAGAGGAGATCTCAAAGGGGGGATCCAGCGGAAGTGGAAGTGCGCCCAAGAAGGGAGATCTGCCCAAGGCCAAGTAG
- a CDS encoding hypothetical protein (EggNog:ENOG41), which produces METLKASQYSIDLEELVADDEVDKLHPDIIDEFNRALNTEDSTQDQAADEADDQKEPEPSGSRSGTGSDQTPKEQQLDDKAQKLAHRLDELW; this is translated from the coding sequence ATGGAAACCCTCAAAGCATCACAATATAGTATCGACCTAGAAGAGCTGGTAGCCGACGACGAAGTGGACAAGTTACACCCCGACATAATCGATGAATTCAATCGAGCTCTGAATACTGAAGACAGCacccaagatcaagctgctgatgaagctgatgaccAAAAGGAACCAGAGCCTAGTGGAAGTCGGTCTGGAACTGGATCAGACCAAACTCCGAAGGAGCAACAGCTTGACGACAAGGCGCAGAAGCTCGCTCATAGATTAGACGAGCTATGGTAG
- a CDS encoding hypothetical protein (EggNog:ENOG41): MSSPSAAIIGSTGLVGSNILSTLLASEIYNPVHTITRRAPKATSPHLNAIVDADTAKWAELLTRLTPKPSVVYSALGTTRAQAGGIANQWKIDHDLNIELAKASKAAGVSTFVFISSAGTRSLLSSSSPYAKMKNGVEDAIKELDFEQAVILKPGMILGHREASRTVEGIAQGAVNGLGYLSAGIRDTFGQDADVIAKAAVRAAQLASEGKAPSKYWILSGSDIIKLGRAE, from the coding sequence ATGTCTTCACCCTCTGCTGCCATCATCGGCTCAACCGGCCTGGTCGGCTCCAACATCCTTTCGACGCTGCTGGCCTCCGAAATCTACAACCCTGTACATACCATCACTCGACGCGCTCCCAAGGCGAcatcacctcacctcaatgCCATAGTCGATGCCGATACTGCCAAATGGGCAGAGCTGCTCACAAGGCTCACACCCAAGCCATCTGTCGTTTACTCTGCACTGGGCACCACCCGCGCTCAGGCAGGCGGAATAGCCAATCAGTGGAAGATCGACCATGATCTCAATATCGAACTCGCCAAGGCATCCAAGGCTGCCGGTGTCTCAACCTTTGTCTTTATTTCCAGCGCTGGAACACggtctctcctctcctcatcttcgccgtacgcaaagatgaagaacgGAGTTGAAGATGCGATCAAGGAACTCGACTTTGAGCAAGCCGTGATTCTCAAGCCCGGTATGATCCTCGGCCACCGAGAGGCCAGCCGCACAGTGGAGGGTATTGCTCAAGGGGCAGTCAACGGTCTTGGCTATCTCAGCGCTGGTATCAGAGATACCTTTGGTCAGGATGCCGATGTCATTGCGAAGGCGGCCGTGAGGGCTGCGCAGTTGGCGAGTGAGGGAAAGGCGCCGAGTAAATACTGGATTCTTAGTGGAAGCGATATTATCAAGTTGGGAAGGGCTGAGTAG
- a CDS encoding hypothetical protein (EggNog:ENOG41) → MATQYEVEHNVKFAEGRRSGRRVDMSSFFSLLDQIAEPSGSQTPHHNPHATPTPVDTAALFRLLQEQLHLLHTTAPTDDNRDFLESLIMNLEDDINDPPTRLHGVSQEFVDSIDRVNRKTLKKDDDCAICKVPYLEDEYCLVVELPCKGGHRFDLECVGPWLRSKGTCPMCRQDLGKKKEVPAVQDDDEEEDGDMMYA, encoded by the exons ATGGCTACTCAGTACGAAG TCGAACATAATGTCAAGTTTGCCGAAGGCCGCCGCTCAGGCCGTCGCGTAGACAtgtcatcattcttctcactcCTCGATCAGATCGCCGAACCTTCAGGCAGCCAAACTCCTCATCACAACCCACACGCCACGCCCACTCCCGTCGACACGGCTGCTCTCTTCCGCCTCCTCCAGGAACAGTTACACCTGCTGCACACAACTGCTCCTACAGACGATAACCGAGATTTTCTAGAGTCTCTGATAATGAATCTCGAAGATGATATCAACGACCCCCCCACGCGCTTGCATGGCGTGTCGCAAGAGTTCGTTGACTCAATCGACCGTGTTAATCGCAAAACCCTCAAGAAAGATGACGACTGCGCCATCTGCAAGGTTCCCTATTTAGAAGACGAGTATTGCCTCGTTGTTGAGCTCCCCTGCAAAGGAGGCCATCGATTTGATCTCGAGTGCGTCGGACCTTGGTTGCGCAGCAAGGGTACATGTCCCATGTGCCGTCAAGActtggggaagaagaaggaggtaCCTGCAGTgcaggacgatgatgaggaggaggacggcGACATGATGTACGCCTAG
- a CDS encoding hypothetical protein (EggNog:ENOG41), translating into MSTSISIATSSPVLTMNPTITEHDFRFPRRPSAWPGAAIHNAHTQRSGNSNRIPNSRDASASFKEHKTDMATTYSLARQGLGGSALFPFLQNGLADSDRSIDRMQQDDPLATQVWKFFARTKHQLPSQHRMENLTWRMMALNIRRHKEEQQQRQDEADARRKKNMDANSRLGRPMMQSSPSGIAQLRKSSENNLAQPDAMNLDDFIFSDNSGSPINFASPEGDKMVDDRSGSSMASAIPIKSRKEPSLQNFVPQSVPVQPAHQAAQGSEFNYVNRHLRKTSIDDRRTRKRPANFSPQVPAVNSTAAQNDLDLDSELHDYSLDQPNQAGIPQQSNGSNVPFNLDTFMENDSMVNNGNFQQNFSFSPSTSPMIPHGPFSGMYHNSSVPSASMSNNNNSNNNNNSDFYSPPASAYPSNVSTPHPVPEQEGFYFGSQDARAQRPQGFQQSIGSMLSQQFMYGGSNGNSGSTMFSAPGTASESMSAYSTAPSSFGHIDPSQVFQSEQAVTSPTIQMPQDNMFSFGADSDDEDNNAFADRNVSMQKDMSSSLDESGAMGWDASLPGQFSTQAARFPGGPTRKQVMIGGTTTDFVDNNGDWESNGLERSQSQSFRGGNLRRQHPKLPRNASTPVHFGGQQNGFEQLAQSMQSSPAGDGNGTMSGFSSVAPSRPSSPPMSKQGSTTNLQSAAGNGNDGNAPTTCTNCFTQTTPLWRRNPEGQPLCNACGLFLKLHGVVRPLSLKTDVIKKRNRGSGTNVPVGGSSTRSKKTASALNSRKNSTLSMSTATANSTKPNSNNPTPKVTTPPATSQPASSKDIDSPVSGTTSGANTAGSTPNSHFAGPGPSSGAVGGKGVVPIAAAPPKTSPGPGASSMSMQRPATASSKRQRRHSKSVGGDVPVSMDIDSPDSTSSIDGPRPFGSSAGLSSLPGGMSASSFNLNQRPSTLGSATGMISMSGGQTSSLIGSSAGPQEWEWLTMSL; encoded by the exons ATGAGCACATCTATCTCAATCGCAACCTCAAGTCCTGTTCTAACAATGAACCCAACAATAACAGAGCACGACTTTCGTtttccaagaaggccaagtgCATGGCCTGGCGCTGCTATTCACAACGCTCACACTCAGCGCAGCGGCAACTCGAACCGCATCCCAAACTCTCGTGACGCTTCGGCCAGCTTCAAGGAGCACAAGACCGATATGGCCACCACATATTCCCTTGCCCGGCAGGGACTGGGCGGCAGCGCCCTTTTCCCATTTCTCCAGAATGGCTTGGCCGACTCCGATCGCAGTATCGACAGAATGCAGCAGGATGATCCGCTTGCGACTCAGGTCTGGAAATTCTTCGCGAGGACCAAGCACCAGCTCCCTAGCCAGCACCGCATGGAGAATCTGACTTGGCGTATGATGGCTCTCAACATACGCAGGCACAAggaagagcagcagcagaggcaAGACGAGGCGGATGCTCGAAGAAAAAAGAACATGGACGCCAACAGCCG GCTTGGACGCCCAATGATGCAAAGCTCTCCCAGCGGCATTGCCCAACTGAGAAAGTCTTCTGAAAACAATCTGGCTCAACCTGATGCCATGAATCTTGACGACTTCATTTTTTCTGACAATTCTGGCTCGCCTATCAACTTTGCGTCTCCTGAAGGCGATAAAATGGTTGACGATAGGTCGGGCAGCTCAATGGCGTCGGCCATCCCAATCAAATCCCGCAAGGAACCATCTCTCCAGAATTTTGTCCCACAGTCGGTCCCCGTCCAGCCAGCTCACCAGGCTGCTCAGGGTAGCGAATTCAACTATGTCAACCGACATCTTCGAAAAACGAGCATCGATGATCGCAGG ACTCGAAAGCGACCTGCTAATTTCTCCCCCCAAGTCCCAGCTGTCAACAGCACTGCCGCGCAGAATGACCTGGATCTTGATTCAGAGTTGCATGACTATTCCCTAGACCAGCCCAACCAGGCCGGCATCCCTCAGCAGTCTAATGGCAGTAATGTTCCCTTCAACCTCGATACTTTTATGGAAAATGACTCCATGGTCAACAATGGAAATTTCCAGCAGAACTTCTCATTTTCTCCTTCGACATCACCTATGATACCCCATGGTCCCTTTTCTGGCATGTACCACAATTCATCTGTCCCTTCAGCATCTatgagcaacaacaacaacagcaacaacaacaacaatagcGACTTTTATTCGCCACCAGCGTCTGCGTACCCCTCGAATGTCTCGACTCCTCATCCTGTGCCTGAGCAGGAAGGGTTCTATTTTGGATCTCAAGATGCGCGAGCGCAGCGTCCACAGGGTTTTCAGCAGAGCATTGGCAGTATGCTTAGCCAACAGTTCATGTATGGTGGCTCGAACGGCAACAGCGGCAGCACTATGTTCTCTGCTCCAGGCACTGCATCGGAGTCAATGTCAGCATATAGCACTGCCCCCAGCTCATTTGGGCATATCGACCCTTCTCAGGTGTTCCAGAGTGAACAAGCTGTCACTTCACCAACGATTCAGATGCCGCAAGATAACATGTTTTCTTTTGGAGCCGactccgatgatgaggacaacAACGCATTTGCTGATCGTAATGTTTCAATGCAAAAGGATATGTCTTCATCACTTGATGAGTCAGGAGCGATGGGCTGGGATGCCAGCCTACCAGGCCAGTTCAGCACCCAAGCAGCTCGTTTCCCCGGCGGACCTACTCGCAAGCAGGTGATGATTGGAGGAACAACAACTGATTTTGTCGACAATAATGGAGACTGGGAATCGAACGGCCTTGAGCGATCCCAGTCACAGTCTTTCAGAGGAGGAAACCTCAGAAGACAGCATCCTAAATTACCGCGAAATGCATCTACGCCAGTTCACTTTGGCGGACAGCAGAATGGTTTTGAGCAGCTTGCACAGTCGATGCAAAGCTCTCCTGCTGGTGATGGAAACGGGACCATGTCAGGATTCTCATCTGTGGCTCCAAGCAGACCATCTTCGCCTCCCATGTCAAAGCAGGGCTCAACCACCAACTTGCAGTCAGCTGCCGGTAACGGGAACGACGGAAATGCTCCGACCACGTGTACGAACTGTTTCACCCAGACAACGCCTTTATGGAGGCGAAACCCTGAAGGTCAGCCACTGTGTAACGCCTGTGGTCTTTTCCTGAAGTTGCACGGCGTGGTGAGGCCGTTGAGTTTGAAGACGGACGTGATCAAGAAGCGAAACCGTGGTTCCGGGACCAATGTACCTGTTGGTGGGAGCAGTACGAGGTCCAAGAAGACGGCGAGTGCCCTGAACTCTCGCAAAAACTCGACCTTGTCGATGTCCACTGCGACAGCAAATAGCACCAAACCAAACAGCAACAACCCGACGCCCAAAGTAACGACACCCCCTGCTACTAGTCAACCCGCTAGCAGTAAGGATATCGATAGCCCAGTAAGTGGTACTACATCGGGTGCCAACACCGCTGGAAGCACTCCAAACAGCCATTTTGCTGGTCCAGGACCCTCTTCCGGTGCTGTGGGTGGTAAAGGGGTTGTCCCCATCGCGGCTGCGCCCCCAAAGACTAGCCCTGGACCTGGTGCCTCATCAATGTCAATGCAGCGTCCCGCCACTGCTTCTTCAAAACGGCAACGCCGGCACAGCAAGAGCGTTGGAGGAGATGTGCCAGTGTCGATGGATATCGACAGTCCCGATTCAACCAGCTCTATTGACGGCCCGCGTCCCTTTGGCTCCTCAGCTGGACTCTCGAGCTTGCCTGGTGGCATGTCCGCCAGTAGCTTCAACTTGAACCAGCGACCCAGTACGCTAGGGTCGGCTACCGGCATGATCAGCATGTCTGGTGGGCAAACGAGCTCGTTGATTGGTAGCTCTGCCGGTCCTCAGGAATGGGAATGGCTGACGATGAGTCTGTGA
- the FMN1 gene encoding riboflavin kinase (EggNog:ENOG41~BUSCO:EOG092659OC) → MSSRPSVVGPDSGPEAPYPLHMEGKVISGFGRGSKELGIPTANLPVDEALTPWIANISSGVYFGYASLALPTTHPDIPSASSNEPPKADTEDALLAAEAPANPPFHIFPMVMSIGYNPFYKNTVRSAEVHVLHKFTADFYDVPMRLLILGFIREEKDYKSLEALIEDINFDCEVAKNSLAREAWAPAKGRVVGGKDLEGKLDVQWLLRDA, encoded by the exons ATGTCTTCCCGTCCTTCAGTCGTCGGCCCAGACTCCGGCCCCGAGGCCCCTTATCCGCTTCACATGGAAGGCAAAGTGATTTCTGGTTTTGGCCGCGGCTCCAAAGAG CTCGGCATCCCAACTGCCAACCTCCCTGTTGACGAGGCCCTCACACCATGGATCGCCAACATCTCCTCTGGAGTCTACTTCGGCTATGCCTCTCTCGCTCTGCCCACGACACACCCGGACATCCCATCGGCTTCATCCAACGAACCTCCCAAGGCTGACACAGAGGATGCTCTCCTCGCTGCCGAAGCCCCTGCTAATCCTCCTTTCCACATTTTCCCCATGGTTATGTCCATCGGATACAACCCCTTCTACAAGAACACAGTTCGCAGCGCAGAGGTTCATGTGCTGCACAAGTTCACCGCAGACTTTTATGACGTGCCCATGcgtctcctcatcctcggctTCATCCGTGAAGAGAAGGACTACAAGAGTCTGGAGGCTCTGATTGAAGATATCAACTTTGATTGCGAGGTTGCAAAGAACAGCCTTGCCCGAGAGGCCTGGGCTCCTGCAAAGGGACGTGTTGTTGGCGGTAAAGATCTTGAGGGCAAATTAGATGTCCAGTGGTTACTTCGAGATGCCTAA
- a CDS encoding hypothetical protein (BUSCO:EOG09261AMX~EggNog:ENOG41) gives MASFMSSFFPGGKEKNPASENGSSRPATPSTRVDNFLNPASTPQGSPSKKTNPPGSHDLPSAFESALTLNPPVMEPPLKLGRPQSVVTPLSPGKTKVQPLDESNVNVDESVVHKTRPASPQKKQGQENTPPTSRLAGTDSPHQHSHAAVTRQQHYEHRERPNTPATKKFNTARGLTPEEREILQKPNVKRLVNVTQLYFLDYYFDLLTYVGSRQNRLAAFKNEYPPPPETDEQTHNQMWTKYTGRERANLRKRRVRLRHGDFQILTQVGQGGYGQVFLAQKKDTREVCALKVMSKKLLFKLDEVRHVLTERDILTTAQSEWLVRLLYSFQDEKSIYLAMEYVPGGDFRTLLNNTGVLSNRHARFYIAEMFCSVDALHQLGYIHRDLKPENFLVDSTGHIKLTDFGLAAGVLAPSKIESMRIKLEKASESAVPFGKPMDQRTVAERRESYRTMRENDVNYAKSIVGSPDYMAPEVLRGEEYDFTVDYWSLGCMLFEALTGFPPFAGATPDETWRNLKHWKEVLKRPVWEDPNYFLSNRTWNFICTCINSRTRRFSNIKDIYAHHYFAEVEWDVLRQTRAPFVPELDSETDAGYFDDFTNEADMAKYKEVHDKQQALETMAEREDQMSKSLFVGFTFRHRKPATEEGGSPRKRIPTDETFGTMF, from the exons ATGGCGAGCTTCATGTCCAGTTTCTTTCCCGgagggaaagaaaagaacccGGCCAGCGAAAATGGCAGTTCGCGACCTGCTACGCCATCCACCAGGGTGGACAACTTCCTCAACCCCGCGAGCACACCTCAAGGCAGCCCGAGCAAGAAGACCAACCCTCCTGGCTCACACGACCTCCCGTCTGCATTCGAAAGTGCCCTGACACTCAATCCTCCTGTCATGGAGCCACCCCTCAAGTTGGGCCGCCCTCAAAGCGTTGTAACCCCGCTATCACCTGGCAAGACCAAGGTTCAGCCCCTCGACGAGTCCAACGTCAATGTCGATGAAAGCGTCGTCCACAAGACACGGCCTGCAAGCCCCCAAAAGAAACAGGGCCAGGAGAACACACCTCCTACTTCTCGATTGGCTGGCACCGATTCTCCCCACCAACATAGCCATGCTGCTGTCACTCGTCAACAACACTATGAGCACAGAGAGCGACCAAACACACCTGCGACGAAGAAATTCAACACCGCCCGAGGCCTGACACCCGAAGAGCGCGAGATTCTTCAGAAGCCCAACGTTAAGCGGCTCGTCAATGTTACTCAGCTTT ACTTTCTTGACTATTACTTCGACCTCCTTACCTATGTTGGATCAAGACAAAATCGACTGGCAGCCTTCAAGAACGAATACCCTCCGCCCCCAGAGACTGATGAACAGACTCACAACCAAATGTGGACCAAGTACACAGGACGAGAACGCGCCAACTTGCGCAAGCGTCGAGTTCGACTTCGACATGGTGACTTCCAGATTTTGACACAAGTTGGTCAAGGCGGGTATGGCCAGGTTTTCTTGGCTCAAAAGAAAGACACCCGTGAGGTCTGTGCCCTCAAAGTAATGAGCAAGAAGTTGCTGTTCAAACTCGACGAAGTTCGCCATGTTTTGACGGAGAGAGATATTCTGACCACCGCCCAAAGCGAGTGGCTCGTTAGGCTCCTCTACTCTTTCCAGGATGAAAAGAGTATTTATCTGGCCATGGAATATGTGCCTGGCGGCGACTTCCGCACCCTGCTTAACAACACCGGTGTGTTATCCAACCGCCATGCCCGTTTCTATATCGCCGAGATGTTCTGTTCCGTTGACGCCCTGCACCAACTCGGTTACATCCATCGAGATCTCAAGCCAGAGAACTTCCTTGTCGATTCTACAGGACACATCAAGTTGACCGACTTCGGTCTTGCTGCAGGTGTGCTCGCCCCGTCCAAGATCGAGTCAATGCGTATCAAGTTGGAAAAAGCATCCGAAAGCGCAGTTCCCTTCGGCAAGCCCATGGATCAGCGAACTGTGGCCGAACGCCGAGAGAGCTACCGGACAATGCGCGAGAATGATGTCAACTACGCCAAATCCATTGTGGGATCGCCTGACTACATGGCCCCAGAGGTCCTTAGAGGGGAGGAATATGACTTTACAGTGGATTATTGGAGTCTGGGTTGCATGCTGTTCGAGGCACTCACTGGATTTCCTCCTTTCGCGGGCGCCACCCCGGATGAGACGTGGCGTAACCTGAAGCACTGGAAGGAGGTGCTGAAGAGACCTGTATGGGAGGACCCCAACTACTTCCTGAGTAACAGAACTTGGAATTTCATTTGCAC ATGCATCAACTCTCGCACAAGACGATTCTCGAATATCAAAGATATATATGCTCACCACTACTTTGCTGAAGTTGAATGGGATGTTTTGCGACAAACTCGTGCGCCCTTTGTACCAGAGCTGGACTCGGAAACTGATGCGGGCTATTTCGATGATTTCACCAACGAGGCTGATATGGCCAAGTACAAGGAGGTTCATGACAAACAACAAGCTCTCGAGACAATGGCTGAGCGTGAAGACCAAATGAGCAAGAGTCTCTTCGTCGGATTCACGTTCAGACATCGCAAACCCGCAACGGAAGAAGGCGGAAGCCCCAGAAAGCGCATTCCCACTGATGAGACGTTTGGGACGATGTTCTAG
- a CDS encoding hypothetical protein (EggNog:ENOG41), whose amino-acid sequence MKFSHAIAGFAATAQAFTPASNIFGDNGNTDANAPHKIPTVHESVVMARRILALTKLATLSTVFPSGRSNIELESDSNGLEGVPIGMMDYVADCEDEGNPTILEIKIATTFRNVRAGSNLTLSMNWVPPYPPAKRISLLSRLSAYIPFLSSHGYNSRLEESLSVPDTVPYSAANLPRFALFGYLEPIETTPVSALKLAACFTRKHQDAKYWLPGNVIHESAWARLVVTKIYWVGGFGDRARIGWLPVDEWKSVTRDEWESIKLPGEERGWSEWSVNTAEL is encoded by the coding sequence ATGAAGTTCTCGCATGCCATAGCAGGCTTTGCTGCCACAGCCCAGGCTTTCACACCGGCGTCCAATATCTTTGGAGACAACGGTAACACCGATGCAAATGCTCCTCATAAGATCCCAACGGTCCACGAGTCCGTTGTCATGGCGCGCCGCATCCTTGCTCTTACCAAGCTTGCGACACTCTCGACCGTCTTCCCTTCCGGACGATCTAATATAGAACTCGAGTCCGACAGTAATGGACTTGAGGGCGTTCCTATCGGAATGATGGATTATGTGGCGGACTGTGAGGATGAAGGTAACCCTACCAttctcgagatcaagatcgcAACCACGTTTAGAAACGTTCGGGCTGGATCAAATCTTACCCTCTCCATGAACTGGGTCCCTCCCTACCCGCCCGCTAAGCGTATCTCCCTTCTATCACGACTCTCAGCATATATCCCCTTTCTCTCCAGTCACGGTTACAACAGCCGTTTGGAGGAGTCGCTCTCCGTGCCGGACACTGTCCCTTACTCTGCGGCCAACTTGCCACGTTTTGCCCTCTTTGGGTATCTTGAGCCCATTGAGACCACACCGGTATCAGCACTGAAACTTGCGGCATGCTTCACACGCAAGCACCAGGACGCCAAGTACTGGCTGCCTGGCAATGTGATCCACGAGAGCGCTTGGGCGCGTCTGGTCGTAACTAAGATCTACTGGGTTGGCGGCTTTGGCGACCGCGCCCGAATCGGCTGGCTGCCCGTTGATGAGTGGAAGAGCGTTACCAGAGATGAATGGGAGAGCATCAAGCTTCCCGGCGAGGAGAGAGGTTGGAGTGAGTGGTCAGTTAATACTGCAGAGCTGTAG
- a CDS encoding hypothetical protein (EggNog:ENOG41): protein MGNGQGKPVDLNGEVNLNHFRLLRVVGRGAFGKVRIVERKDTNLSFALKYIRKDEVVRSESVRNIIRERRMLEYVNHPFICNLRYSFQDIEYMYLVVDLMTGGDLRFHISRKTFTEEAVRFWIAELGCALRYVHSQNIIHRDIKPDNVLLDADGHVHLTDFNVASDVVPGRTLTSKSGTLAYLAPEVYAGKGYDVRADWWSLGVLFYECIYNKRPFEGGSEGSLSQQIQAASPKYPVTQPPVSLACLYAIGSALDPNRETRMGSTWESFTQNEFFKCFDFELLELKRIEPIFVPSSEKTNFDATYDLEELLLEEAPLEARARRQKPRERLKDDATEKEIREDELYRMIETDFKPFDYTVAAYKRITEGTGVNPEGHPDSDNAPQAITTDEATPMPAVNGGYQSSPLNPSTSNESRQGRPVRPAPPPPLQNDFRARHVPIVAGQRMTSPTGGVQVTLDGSGSWSELARQDATLPTDANNIGDGKNEGSGGMFGFLKGKKGRTNSPKPKERGVLGKEGARVVIG, encoded by the exons ATGGGCAATGGCCAAGGAAAGCCCGTCGACCTGAACGGCGAAG TGAACTTGAATCATTTCCGCCTGTTGCGAGTCGTCGGTCGAGGTGCCTTTGGAAAGGTGCGAATTGTTGAGCGGAAGGACACGAACTTGTCCTTTGCCCTCAAATATATCCGTAAAGATGAAG TCGTACGATCCGAAAGCGTGCGAAACATCATCCGCGAACGTCGAATGCTGGAATATGTTAACCATCCTTTCATTTGCAACTTGAGATACAGCTTTCAAGATATTGAGTACAT GTATCTGGTGGTTGATCTAATGACTGGCGGAGATTTGCGGTTTCATATTTCGAGAAAGACCTTTACCGAAGAGGCTGTTAGATTCTGGATTGCCGAGCTTGGATGTGCTTTGCGATATGTGCACAGTCAAAATATCATCCATCGAGATATCAAGCCCGACAatgtccttcttgatgcGGATGGCCATGTCCATTTAACAGATTTT AACGTCGCTTCCGACGTCGTTCCAGGAAGGACACTTACTAGCAAGTCCGGCACATTGGCTTATCTTGCACCTGAAGTTTACGCTGGCAAAGGATACGATGTGCGGGCAGATTGGTGGTCCTTAGGTGTTCTTTTCTACGAGTGTATCTACAACAAG CGCCCGTTCGAAGGGGGCTCCGAAGGATCTCTTAGTCAACAGATCCAGGCCGCTTCTCCCAAATACCCCGTCACGCAGCCGCCTGTATCCCTCGCTTGCCTCTACGCAATCGGCTCCGCGCTCGACCCGAACCGCGAAACTCGGATGGGCTCAACATGGGAGAGCTTCACGCAAAACGAATTCTTCAAGTGTTTTGATTTCGAGCTACTCGAGCTTAAGAGAATCGAGCCCATATTTGTTCCTTCATCCGAGAAGACTAATTTCGATGCCACATACGACCTCGAAGAGTTGCTATTAGAGGAGGCTCCACTCGAAGCCCGTGCGAGACGCCAGAAACCACGAGAGCGTCTAAAGGACGATGCAACTGAGAAAGAGATCAGGGAAGACGAGCTGTATCGCATGATTGAGACAGATTTCAAGCCATTCGACTATACAGTGGCTGCTTATAAACG AATCACTGAGGGTACTGGTGTCAATCCAGAAGGGCATCCCGACTCGGACAACGCTCCTCAAGCGATCACAACGGATGAAGCAACGCCTATGCCCGCAGTCAATGGAGGTTATCAGTCATCACCTCTTAACCCAAGTACCAGCAATGAAAGCCGACAGGGACGCCCTGTACGCCCTGCTCCGCCACCTCCACTGCAGAATGACTTCCGAGCTCGCCATGTCCCGATTGTTGCCGGCCAACGGATGACAAGTCCTACTGGTGGCGTACAAGTAACTCTCGATGGCAGCGGTAGTTGGTCTGAACTAGCTCGCCAGGATGCAACCTTGCCTACAGATGCTAACAATATTGGCGACGGCAAGAATGAAGGCTCCGGCGGTATGTTTGGAtttctcaagggcaagaagggtcGCACAAATAGCCCCAAGCCGAAAGAAAGGGGTGTATTGGGCAAAGAAGGCGCACGAGTTGTCATCGGATAG